Proteins from a single region of Belliella baltica DSM 15883:
- a CDS encoding 5'-nucleotidase C-terminal domain-containing protein, protein MVLDAIEWNMPEIDIVLSNGFRFCPPNATPDQTGNIPITRGNVYDMLPVDSIVRTGKVTGLQLLNWLEKELNNVFAEDASKRFGGWVIKFKGMEVEFNAFGNEGERVKSVKVAGQPLDLDKLYSISACERDGDPADVVCRMNNVKDVVNKDLTLHQVMLSYLAKNSPVTPTPKGAAKALDAPATLLTQMSGVDYDFR, encoded by the coding sequence ATGGTCTTAGATGCTATAGAATGGAATATGCCTGAAATAGATATTGTCTTATCGAATGGCTTTAGATTTTGCCCACCAAATGCCACACCTGACCAAACAGGAAATATCCCAATCACGAGAGGAAATGTCTATGATATGTTGCCGGTCGATAGTATAGTAAGAACAGGGAAGGTCACTGGACTTCAGCTGTTGAACTGGTTAGAGAAAGAGCTTAATAATGTATTTGCAGAAGATGCTTCCAAGCGTTTTGGTGGATGGGTAATCAAATTCAAAGGAATGGAAGTTGAATTCAATGCATTTGGAAATGAAGGAGAAAGAGTCAAATCTGTAAAAGTAGCAGGTCAGCCTCTTGATCTAGATAAACTCTATTCAATAAGTGCATGTGAAAGGGATGGCGATCCAGCTGATGTTGTTTGTCGAATGAATAATGTCAAAGATGTCGTAAACAAAGATTTGACTTTACATCAAGTGATGTTAAGTTATCTGGCAAAAAATTCACCTGTCACACCGACACCGAAGGGTGCAGCAAAAGCATTAGATGCTCCTGCAACCTTACTTACACAAATGTCTGGAGTGGACTATGATTTCAGATAA
- a CDS encoding SDR family NAD(P)-dependent oxidoreductase gives MTLKGKTAIITGGSGGIGLATAKTFLDLGAAAVFLVDLRKEDLKEAQKTLNSELVYTYAADVSNSKEVEAYTKKAIEVMGKIDVLFLNAGIEGAVKPLTEYPEEMFDKVLAVNVKGVWLGMKYAFPLMKNGGSVIITSSVAGLRGTAQMMAYTTSKHATIGAMKVAALEGAPLKIRVNTVHPSPVDNRMMRSLEEGFAPGAGAEVKKGFEQMIPLGRYAVNQDIADLVAFLASDQSKFITGATYVIDGGFTT, from the coding sequence ATGACATTAAAAGGAAAAACTGCAATAATCACCGGTGGAAGCGGAGGTATTGGATTGGCTACAGCCAAGACATTTTTAGATTTGGGTGCTGCTGCTGTATTCTTGGTAGATCTTCGAAAAGAAGATTTGAAAGAAGCGCAAAAAACATTGAATTCTGAATTGGTATATACTTATGCAGCGGATGTAAGTAATTCGAAAGAGGTGGAAGCTTATACAAAAAAGGCAATTGAGGTGATGGGAAAAATCGATGTTCTTTTTCTTAATGCAGGCATAGAGGGTGCTGTTAAGCCATTAACCGAATATCCAGAAGAGATGTTTGACAAAGTATTAGCAGTGAATGTTAAAGGTGTATGGCTAGGAATGAAGTATGCCTTTCCTTTGATGAAAAATGGGGGCTCGGTGATTATCACATCTTCTGTAGCAGGACTAAGAGGGACAGCGCAGATGATGGCTTACACTACAAGTAAGCATGCGACTATAGGAGCAATGAAAGTGGCTGCGCTGGAAGGTGCGCCTTTGAAAATAAGAGTGAATACTGTTCATCCCTCACCTGTGGACAATAGAATGATGCGCTCACTCGAGGAAGGTTTTGCCCCTGGAGCAGGAGCGGAAGTTAAGAAGGGATTTGAGCAGATGATTCCACTTGGAAGATACGCAGTCAATCAAGATATAGCTGATTTGGTCGCATTTCTCGCCTCTGATCAAAGTAAATTTATCACAGGTGCTACATATGTAATCGATGGAGGCTTTACAACTTGA
- a CDS encoding SulP family inorganic anion transporter, which translates to MSNTISKKLKSYLPILEWLPKYKKTDLQGDLSAGLTVGIMLIPQGMAYAMLAGLEPIHGLYAVTVPLLLYAIFGTSRQLAVGPVAMVSLLTASGIASLNAGSPEQYLIYALTLAFLVGLIQFGMGALKLGFVVNFLSHPVISGFTSAAAIIIGLSQIKHLFRINLPNSEHIQEMAVAIFQNIGDIHWITFAIGLIGIIIIKYGKKIHKSFPAPLVAVVVGIGLVASFDLTQYGVKIVGDVPSGLPTLSSPSFDMQSWKTLLPIAFTISLVGFAESFAVAKTIQAKHKNYRLNANQELIALGIANFGSAFFKGYPVTGGFSRTAVNNDAGAKTTMASIISAVLIVLTLLFFTGLFYNLPSAILAAVVLVAVSGLIDFKEPVHLWHKDKFDFTMLVATFIITLTLGIETGIISGMVLSLLVVIYKASRPHMAQLGRVPGSNIYRNIDRFSDLDVKENLLMIRIDGPIYFANVEYIKDKLDKWIHERNDQVKMIVFNMESVTNIDSTGAHELNEWINTWRNSGTDICMTSIKGPVRDVLNRWAILESVGADHVFVDDNSAVSSFDHKMDSETLEKYTPYAIQSNLKK; encoded by the coding sequence ATGAGCAATACAATTTCCAAAAAGTTAAAAAGCTACCTTCCTATTTTGGAATGGCTGCCCAAGTATAAAAAAACAGATCTGCAAGGTGACCTCTCAGCCGGGTTAACCGTAGGGATTATGCTGATTCCTCAAGGAATGGCCTACGCCATGCTCGCCGGATTGGAGCCTATTCATGGTTTGTATGCCGTGACTGTTCCGCTTCTACTTTATGCGATTTTTGGTACCTCTAGACAGCTCGCAGTTGGTCCTGTGGCGATGGTATCACTTTTGACAGCATCGGGTATAGCAAGTTTGAATGCTGGATCTCCCGAACAATATTTGATTTATGCACTAACACTCGCCTTTTTGGTTGGCTTGATTCAATTTGGAATGGGAGCACTCAAACTTGGTTTTGTAGTCAACTTCCTCTCCCACCCCGTAATCAGTGGCTTTACTTCCGCTGCTGCTATCATTATTGGTCTGAGTCAGATCAAGCATCTATTCCGAATCAACTTACCTAATTCTGAGCATATTCAAGAAATGGCTGTAGCCATTTTTCAAAATATTGGAGATATCCACTGGATCACCTTTGCAATTGGCTTAATTGGTATCATCATCATCAAGTACGGTAAGAAAATCCATAAAAGTTTTCCTGCACCTTTGGTTGCCGTAGTTGTCGGGATTGGTTTAGTAGCAAGTTTTGATCTAACACAATATGGCGTCAAAATCGTAGGTGATGTACCAAGTGGATTACCAACATTATCTTCTCCATCATTTGACATGCAATCTTGGAAAACACTTCTACCAATAGCTTTTACTATTTCGCTAGTAGGATTTGCTGAGAGTTTTGCAGTGGCTAAAACTATCCAAGCAAAGCATAAAAACTATCGACTCAATGCCAATCAAGAATTGATCGCTTTGGGTATAGCAAATTTTGGATCTGCATTCTTTAAAGGCTACCCTGTAACTGGTGGGTTTTCTAGAACGGCTGTAAATAACGACGCAGGAGCAAAAACAACCATGGCATCAATTATCAGTGCTGTTTTGATCGTCTTGACACTTTTATTTTTTACAGGCTTATTCTACAATTTACCAAGTGCAATTCTAGCTGCTGTTGTATTGGTTGCTGTCTCAGGATTGATAGATTTCAAAGAGCCAGTTCACTTGTGGCACAAAGATAAATTTGACTTCACCATGCTTGTGGCGACATTTATCATTACTCTGACCTTGGGTATTGAGACTGGAATTATTTCTGGGATGGTCTTGTCACTTTTAGTGGTGATCTATAAAGCTTCAAGGCCACATATGGCACAATTAGGAAGAGTTCCTGGATCCAATATTTATCGAAATATTGATAGATTCTCCGATTTGGATGTAAAGGAAAATCTTTTGATGATAAGAATCGATGGGCCTATCTATTTTGCCAATGTAGAATATATCAAAGACAAACTTGACAAATGGATTCATGAGCGAAATGATCAGGTGAAAATGATTGTATTCAATATGGAATCTGTCACCAATATCGATAGTACAGGTGCTCACGAACTCAATGAATGGATCAATACTTGGAGAAATTCTGGCACTGATATCTGTATGACTAGTATCAAAGGTCCTGTTAGAGATGTCCTCAATAGGTGGGCAATCCTAGAGTCTGTCGGTGCTGACCATGTATTTGTTGATGACAATTCAGCAGTCTCTTCATTTGACCATAAGATGGATTCAGAGACTTTGGAAAAATATACGCCTTATGCTATCCAATCTAATTTAAAAAAGTAA
- a CDS encoding universal stress protein, which translates to MKRIIVPIDFSSYSENAFLSAMKIASKGNSSITCVNVVASTLNWTILTDKEKSKHQDILDLEAESKDKLKAFILEHKSPGIPIEGVVNVGIPNEEIISLSEKHAANLIVIGAYGKGHIEGKFIGSTLQKVMRNSNCPVLAVKKLLNGNDLRKMAFASLFNEESKPAFTRMKPLIKQLRCAVHFLFVNTPEKFVTSKESEHKMQKYAIGQEELIIHKHIYNHHEAENGIVEFATRNNIGFIAMASNKRKSANTYMIGATETVLFKSDIPVLSVKFE; encoded by the coding sequence ATGAAAAGAATCATCGTTCCCATAGACTTCTCGAGTTACTCGGAGAATGCTTTCCTCAGCGCTATGAAAATTGCCTCTAAAGGAAATAGTAGTATCACTTGTGTCAATGTAGTTGCATCAACTTTAAATTGGACTATTCTTACAGATAAGGAAAAGTCAAAACATCAGGATATTCTAGACCTTGAAGCTGAAAGTAAAGATAAATTAAAAGCTTTTATTCTGGAACATAAATCTCCAGGCATCCCTATAGAGGGAGTGGTCAATGTGGGAATTCCAAATGAAGAAATTATTAGCCTATCGGAAAAACATGCCGCTAACCTGATTGTCATTGGAGCTTATGGAAAGGGGCATATTGAAGGGAAATTTATTGGCTCTACTCTCCAAAAAGTAATGAGAAATTCCAATTGCCCTGTTTTGGCTGTCAAAAAATTACTCAATGGAAACGATCTTCGAAAAATGGCTTTCGCATCACTTTTCAACGAAGAGTCTAAGCCAGCTTTTACGAGAATGAAGCCATTGATCAAGCAGCTGAGGTGCGCTGTCCATTTTCTTTTTGTCAATACACCTGAAAAGTTTGTAACATCAAAAGAATCTGAACATAAAATGCAAAAGTATGCCATTGGACAAGAAGAGTTAATCATTCATAAACATATATATAATCATCACGAGGCCGAAAACGGTATTGTAGAATTTGCTACACGAAATAATATAGGCTTTATCGCAATGGCATCCAATAAACGAAAATCAGCAAATACATATATGATTGGTGCTACTGAAACAGTTTTATTCAAGTCGGATATCCCTGTTCTAAGCGTAAAATTTGAATAG
- a CDS encoding Crp/Fnr family transcriptional regulator, protein MELDYLKQKLPTITDPNLLYAMLEQGTVHKFDYGKVITEPGQFVKMVPIVLEGAIKIMRMDEDGRELFLYYLEPGETCALSLTCCTTSKPSEIKAVAEENTVILGIPIQLHEQWSDRYKQWKDFVANTYQNRFQEMLVALDAVAFKRMDERLMRYIVTKMKQYKSNELHTTHQEIANELGTSREVISRLLKQLEKKKWIELGRNVIYIRDDFEELVG, encoded by the coding sequence ATGGAATTAGATTATCTCAAACAAAAATTACCTACTATCACCGATCCTAATTTACTTTATGCTATGTTGGAGCAAGGGACGGTTCATAAATTTGATTATGGCAAAGTGATCACAGAGCCTGGTCAATTTGTCAAAATGGTTCCAATAGTGCTTGAAGGGGCAATTAAAATCATGCGAATGGACGAGGATGGTAGAGAGCTTTTTCTATATTATTTAGAACCAGGGGAGACTTGTGCACTTTCCCTAACCTGCTGTACTACCTCCAAGCCTTCAGAAATCAAGGCCGTAGCTGAGGAAAATACAGTGATATTGGGTATTCCTATTCAACTTCATGAACAGTGGTCTGATAGATACAAGCAGTGGAAAGATTTTGTGGCTAATACTTATCAAAATAGATTCCAAGAAATGTTGGTGGCCTTAGATGCAGTTGCATTCAAGCGAATGGATGAGCGATTGATGCGCTACATTGTGACCAAGATGAAGCAGTATAAGTCAAATGAGCTTCATACTACCCATCAAGAAATCGCCAATGAACTGGGAACTTCCCGAGAAGTAATCTCAAGATTACTCAAGCAATTGGAAAAGAAAAAATGGATCGAATTGGGCAGAAATGTTATCTATATCCGAGATGATTTTGAGGAGTTGGTTGGGTAA
- a CDS encoding hydroxymethylglutaryl-CoA lyase: protein MIKLIECPRDAMQGLPQFIDTAIKAAYINQLLQVGFDTIDFGSFVSPKAIPQMRDTAELLDLLDLFDSKSKLLAIVANSRGAEDALQFQEIDYLGFPLSVSETFQQRNTNKSIKEALHAVEEIQNLAEIKGKTLVTYLSMGFGNPYGDPYSPEMIADFVRQLYELGIKIISFADTVGTANPELIEKLFEMNIQAYPSIEFGAHLHSRSEDLEPKVKAAMKAGCRRFDGALKGYGGCPMAKDDLVGNVATESLIKIMEKCGHETKLNMMEFNEAMKMANVVFA from the coding sequence ATGATTAAACTGATAGAGTGTCCGCGGGACGCCATGCAAGGACTCCCGCAATTTATAGATACAGCCATAAAAGCCGCATATATCAATCAATTGCTTCAAGTTGGGTTCGATACCATAGATTTTGGGAGTTTTGTAAGCCCAAAGGCGATTCCACAGATGAGAGATACGGCAGAGTTGTTGGATCTTTTAGATCTTTTTGATAGTAAGTCAAAGTTACTTGCAATAGTGGCAAATAGCCGAGGTGCAGAAGACGCATTACAATTTCAAGAAATAGATTATCTTGGATTTCCACTGTCAGTTTCTGAAACTTTTCAGCAAAGAAATACCAATAAATCCATCAAAGAAGCTTTACATGCAGTAGAAGAAATTCAAAATCTTGCAGAAATAAAAGGCAAGACTTTGGTTACATATCTTAGCATGGGTTTTGGAAATCCTTATGGAGATCCATATTCACCAGAGATGATTGCTGATTTTGTGAGGCAGCTATATGAGCTGGGAATCAAGATTATTTCTTTTGCAGATACTGTGGGAACTGCCAATCCAGAATTGATTGAAAAGCTCTTTGAAATGAATATTCAGGCTTATCCAAGTATTGAATTTGGTGCTCATTTGCATTCAAGATCAGAAGACTTGGAACCCAAGGTCAAAGCTGCTATGAAAGCAGGTTGTAGAAGATTTGATGGCGCTTTGAAAGGGTATGGAGGTTGCCCAATGGCAAAGGATGATCTAGTGGGAAATGTGGCTACAGAATCCTTGATCAAAATTATGGAAAAATGTGGTCATGAAACTAAGCTTAATATGATGGAATTCAATGAAGCAATGAAAATGGCTAATGTGGTTTTCGCTTAA
- a CDS encoding carbonic anhydrase, whose translation MCQVNINQYLSKNQNWVEEVLSKNPEYFKELKVGQHPKALLLGCSDSRVSPSQVFGTELGEFFIHRNIANVVSHTDLNFLSVMQYAVEALGVRDIIVYGHYGCGGIKAAYENKANGLIDNWLANIKDVIRHYKKDLDSITDENERLNRLVELNVLEQIENIKQTSVYKKAMSNNIELNLHAWVFDFSTGLVRNLKEEVVV comes from the coding sequence ATGTGTCAGGTTAATATCAATCAATATCTATCCAAAAATCAAAATTGGGTAGAAGAAGTATTATCCAAAAATCCTGAATACTTCAAAGAATTAAAAGTTGGACAACATCCAAAAGCATTATTGCTTGGCTGTTCAGACAGTCGAGTAAGTCCTTCTCAAGTATTTGGGACAGAATTGGGGGAGTTTTTTATTCATAGAAACATCGCTAATGTTGTATCGCATACAGACTTGAATTTTCTTTCTGTCATGCAATATGCTGTCGAAGCTTTGGGAGTGAGAGACATCATCGTGTATGGTCATTATGGCTGCGGAGGAATTAAAGCTGCTTATGAAAACAAAGCCAATGGACTGATTGATAACTGGCTAGCTAATATCAAAGATGTGATCAGACATTATAAAAAAGACCTAGATTCAATTACAGATGAAAATGAAAGGCTCAATCGGTTGGTAGAATTAAATGTTCTAGAACAAATAGAAAATATCAAGCAAACGTCCGTTTACAAAAAAGCAATGTCAAATAACATTGAACTTAATTTACATGCTTGGGTATTTGATTTCTCTACTGGCTTGGTAAGAAATTTGAAAGAAGAGGTCGTGGTTTAA
- a CDS encoding Na/Pi cotransporter family protein, translating to MEQEVFDFWKFLAGIGLFLWGMNQLEGSIKELAGKPFRNLLQKSTNTAWKGILIGALITAVLQSSSLVTLMVLAFLGAGVINLKNAIGVILGANLGTTMTAWIVATLGFKFSVASFAMPFLGIGSLMFIFFSSRPMLKNLGAFTVGFGLLFLGLDFMKLAIEAVADQIDLSQFDKYGLWVYLLIGLVVTALIQSSSAMVVIILSAMSAGVIGLEEGAVLIIGANIGTTVTVGIGALNGPADKKRLALAHFLFNLITGFLVFFFIRTLIDVTMSLFAIKDPLMELVLLNTAMNLIGILIFFPFINQLEKWLKHQFGEEKQTGVAIYIGKVNPNIPEAAVAAMEKDIHLAFDLTADFIFKIWEGDTLKDNNFTIWRKLIQQPYDLLSQYLRIKALEDELTAYHIKLQEVNLDHTSAQKSTSLMLALRTMVYASKDIKDVMHNIKEMQDTDDDQVKELLDFLKTFTYEQLNKMKTYIDANNQVDRSDWVGMHDVVYQNTLNELYQNARKHQPEIPISTLTNVIKQVISSLDNLGNSIIHWKEMEKMVIDTMKEEHV from the coding sequence ATGGAACAAGAGGTTTTCGACTTTTGGAAGTTTTTGGCTGGCATTGGACTTTTCCTTTGGGGGATGAATCAGTTGGAAGGGTCTATCAAAGAATTGGCAGGAAAACCTTTTCGGAACCTACTTCAAAAATCCACTAATACTGCATGGAAGGGCATTTTAATCGGTGCTTTAATTACAGCAGTTTTGCAGAGTAGTTCATTGGTGACTTTAATGGTCTTGGCATTTTTAGGAGCAGGAGTGATTAATCTTAAGAATGCAATTGGAGTAATTCTAGGCGCTAATCTTGGCACCACAATGACCGCTTGGATAGTGGCAACTTTAGGATTTAAATTTAGTGTAGCTTCTTTTGCAATGCCTTTTTTAGGGATTGGAAGTCTGATGTTTATCTTTTTTTCAAGTCGTCCAATGCTAAAAAATCTTGGAGCATTTACAGTAGGTTTCGGACTTTTATTTTTGGGTCTTGATTTTATGAAATTAGCTATTGAGGCTGTGGCTGACCAGATAGATTTGAGTCAATTTGATAAATATGGACTTTGGGTTTACCTTCTTATTGGACTAGTAGTGACAGCCTTGATTCAGTCAAGTTCTGCTATGGTAGTGATTATTCTCTCAGCGATGAGTGCAGGAGTGATTGGTTTGGAAGAAGGAGCAGTCTTGATTATTGGAGCAAATATTGGTACAACTGTGACAGTTGGGATTGGGGCTTTGAATGGTCCTGCGGACAAAAAGCGGCTTGCGCTCGCACATTTTTTATTTAATTTAATAACAGGATTTTTAGTGTTCTTTTTTATAAGAACATTGATTGATGTTACCATGTCCTTATTTGCAATAAAAGACCCTTTGATGGAATTGGTGTTACTCAATACAGCAATGAATTTGATTGGAATACTTATCTTTTTTCCCTTCATCAATCAACTCGAAAAGTGGCTTAAACATCAGTTTGGAGAAGAAAAACAGACTGGTGTAGCTATTTATATTGGCAAGGTAAATCCTAATATCCCTGAGGCTGCAGTGGCAGCCATGGAGAAAGATATTCACTTGGCATTTGACCTTACGGCTGATTTTATTTTCAAAATTTGGGAAGGAGATACTTTGAAAGACAATAATTTCACTATTTGGAGGAAGCTCATTCAGCAACCTTATGATTTGCTTTCTCAATATTTAAGAATCAAAGCTTTAGAAGATGAACTTACAGCATATCATATCAAACTTCAAGAGGTAAATTTAGATCATACTTCTGCTCAAAAGTCCACTTCTCTGATGCTTGCATTGCGTACTATGGTTTACGCTTCAAAGGATATCAAGGATGTAATGCATAATATCAAAGAAATGCAAGATACAGATGATGATCAAGTTAAAGAACTCTTGGATTTTCTAAAAACATTCACTTACGAGCAACTCAATAAAATGAAAACCTATATTGACGCTAATAATCAAGTAGATAGGTCTGATTGGGTCGGAATGCATGATGTAGTCTATCAAAATACGCTTAATGAACTTTACCAAAATGCGAGAAAACATCAGCCTGAAATCCCAATTTCTACTTTAACCAATGTTATTAAGCAGGTGATTTCTAGTTTAGATAATCTTGGTAATTCCATTATTCATTGGAAGGAGATGGAAAAAATGGTGATTGATACCATGAAAGAAGAGCATGTTTAA
- a CDS encoding DEAD/DEAH box helicase: MAFKNLNLIEPILKALVNEGYTTPTPIQQKAIPLVLEQRDLLGCAQTGTGKTAAFSIPIIQLLALQKQRRPGIKALILTPTRELAIQIDESIAAYGKFTDIKHTVIFGGVSQLHQTNALKRGVDILVATPGRLLDLINQKFIDLRQLQFFVLDEADRMLDMGFIHDVKKIIALLPAKRQTLFFSATMPPEIQKLADVLLRNPSKVEVTPPSSTVDKIDQRLYYTNKNDKPKLLQHLLDAYRIRTALVFTRTKHGADKVVKFLARDGVRAAAIHGNKSQNARQNALKDFKAGKLQVLVATDIAARGIDIDELAHVINYDLPNVSETYVHRIGRTGRAGNTGIAISICDEEQRKELKDIEKLIGKDIPVITDQPYPSKMPAGGSLLQKVKAKTQGRKPHSKPHHKGRS, from the coding sequence ATGGCATTCAAAAATTTAAATTTAATAGAACCTATCCTTAAAGCATTAGTCAATGAAGGATATACTACACCTACGCCTATTCAGCAAAAAGCCATTCCATTGGTTTTGGAACAAAGAGACCTCTTAGGCTGTGCCCAAACGGGCACAGGGAAAACAGCCGCATTTTCTATTCCGATTATCCAGCTTCTTGCTTTACAAAAACAAAGAAGACCAGGAATAAAGGCGCTAATACTTACCCCTACCAGAGAGCTTGCTATACAAATAGATGAAAGTATTGCTGCATATGGAAAATTCACAGACATCAAGCATACCGTGATATTTGGGGGAGTTTCTCAACTTCATCAAACCAACGCTTTAAAAAGAGGGGTTGATATTCTTGTTGCCACGCCTGGAAGGCTCTTGGATTTGATCAATCAGAAATTTATTGACTTAAGACAACTTCAGTTTTTTGTCCTAGATGAAGCTGATAGAATGTTGGACATGGGTTTTATCCATGATGTTAAAAAGATCATTGCCTTACTTCCCGCAAAAAGACAGACTTTATTTTTCTCTGCTACTATGCCACCTGAAATCCAGAAACTGGCAGATGTTCTTTTGAGAAATCCATCGAAAGTGGAGGTGACACCACCTTCTTCTACGGTTGACAAAATCGATCAAAGACTCTACTATACTAATAAAAACGACAAGCCAAAATTGCTTCAGCACTTACTTGATGCATATAGAATTAGAACAGCTTTGGTTTTCACCAGAACAAAACATGGTGCTGATAAAGTAGTGAAATTCCTCGCTCGCGATGGAGTAAGAGCAGCAGCAATTCATGGAAACAAAAGTCAAAATGCACGTCAAAATGCATTGAAAGACTTCAAAGCCGGGAAATTACAAGTTTTGGTAGCTACTGACATTGCAGCAAGAGGAATTGATATAGATGAATTGGCTCACGTAATCAATTATGATTTGCCAAACGTCTCTGAAACTTATGTACACAGAATAGGTAGAACTGGTAGAGCAGGAAACACTGGTATAGCCATCTCCATCTGTGATGAAGAGCAAAGAAAAGAATTGAAAGATATTGAAAAGTTGATTGGAAAAGATATTCCAGTGATCACTGACCAACCTTATCCTTCAAAAATGCCTGCAGGAGGAAGTTTGTTACAAAAAGTAAAGGCTAAAACTCAAGGCCGAAAGCCACATAGCAAGCCACACCATAAAGGAAGAAGCTAA
- a CDS encoding PepSY-associated TM helix domain-containing protein: MSKINKLVNQTRISRRLHKWFGVPIAIFLILVSVTAIMLAWKKEMRLIPETQKIRVESGSNWIPIEQIIASARIHMEDSVRKSNEIDRVDIRPEKGIAKVVFKRHFTEIQVDGYSGAILSVSQRNSDLIEKIHDGSILDFIFGRDGGVKHIYTTLTSVLLILLSITGLILWYNPKAIKKEKSKK; encoded by the coding sequence ATGTCAAAAATCAATAAATTAGTCAATCAAACAAGAATCTCGAGGAGACTCCACAAATGGTTTGGAGTTCCTATTGCTATTTTTTTGATTTTGGTTTCTGTGACAGCGATTATGTTGGCTTGGAAAAAAGAGATGCGCTTGATTCCCGAAACGCAAAAGATTAGGGTGGAGTCGGGTTCAAATTGGATTCCAATAGAGCAAATTATTGCCTCAGCTAGAATTCATATGGAAGATAGTGTCAGAAAAAGCAATGAAATCGACAGGGTAGATATTCGTCCAGAAAAAGGAATCGCCAAAGTAGTTTTCAAGAGACATTTTACAGAAATTCAAGTAGATGGTTATTCAGGAGCAATTCTCTCAGTAAGTCAGCGTAATTCCGACCTAATCGAAAAAATCCACGATGGAAGTATACTAGATTTTATTTTTGGAAGAGATGGAGGTGTAAAGCATATTTATACTACCCTCACATCTGTTCTTTTGATACTTTTAAGTATAACAGGTCTTATTCTTTGGTATAATCCTAAGGCTATCAAGAAAGAGAAAAGTAAAAAATAA
- a CDS encoding metallophosphoesterase → MGEWRVCFQKSWGYANLHTFIQQERAKVENSFLIDTGDMFQGSMLSVKTEGEAMVPILNAMSYDLYLPGNWEVVYYKKSMQDLLGSLNAPKVCANMYHDLGNGQKGELIFPPYYIWRVNGVKIGFLGYNDHLVPNRQSPNYSEGIIFTKPEENVAHYVDVLKNQEKCAFVAIVSHIGLSQEIALANNPAAEGVDYILGADTHERVRKPIQGKFAKVVQPGAFGSFLGKLELTFEKGKVVNDSYELMDVLSDEI, encoded by the coding sequence TTGGGAGAATGGCGAGTCTGTTTTCAAAAAAGCTGGGGGTATGCTAATTTACATACATTCATTCAACAAGAACGTGCCAAAGTTGAAAATTCATTTTTGATTGATACAGGCGATATGTTCCAAGGCTCTATGCTTTCTGTAAAAACTGAAGGTGAAGCCATGGTGCCCATACTCAACGCCATGAGTTATGATCTCTATCTACCAGGTAACTGGGAAGTGGTCTACTACAAGAAATCCATGCAAGACCTCTTAGGTTCACTCAATGCACCCAAGGTATGTGCCAATATGTACCACGATTTGGGAAATGGACAAAAAGGAGAGTTGATTTTTCCTCCATACTACATTTGGAGGGTCAATGGGGTGAAAATCGGATTTTTGGGATACAATGATCACCTAGTTCCAAATCGACAATCTCCAAATTATAGTGAGGGAATAATTTTCACTAAACCAGAAGAAAATGTTGCTCACTATGTAGATGTCTTGAAAAATCAGGAAAAATGTGCTTTTGTAGCCATCGTTTCACATATAGGACTTTCTCAAGAAATCGCTTTAGCTAACAATCCTGCAGCAGAAGGAGTGGATTATATTTTGGGAGCTGATACGCATGAAAGAGTAAGAAAACCTATCCAAGGTAAATTTGCAAAAGTGGTTCAGCCAGGAGCTTTTGGCTCTTTTTTAGGAAAGTTGGAATTGACTTTTGAAAAAGGGAAAGTTGTGAATGATTCCTATGAATTGATGGATGTGTTATCAGATGAAATTTAA
- a CDS encoding Txe/YoeB family addiction module toxin codes for MLLKIDKLFDELRKNPKTGTGKPEKLKYYTKPTWSRRINSKHRLIYRIEEDKVIILVLTAWGHYDDH; via the coding sequence ATCTTATTAAAAATTGACAAACTTTTTGATGAATTGAGGAAGAATCCAAAAACTGGAACGGGAAAGCCCGAAAAACTTAAATACTATACAAAACCAACTTGGTCAAGAAGGATCAATTCCAAACACAGATTAATATACAGAATTGAGGAAGATAAAGTGATAATTCTGGTTCTTACTGCTTGGGGTCATTACGATGACCATTAA